The following is a genomic window from Parabacteroides johnsonii DSM 18315.
AAGTTGCCTCCTTCCAGTTCAAATCTGAATTGCATATCTTCACCTCCTTTACTTAATAGATCGGCGGAAGGCCGTTGCAATAAAGCTCACCGACCGTGTGATACATAGAGTGGTCCGTTTCCATCAGGATCATATCGTTTTCCGCTGCCAGTTGCAGCATTTCAGGAGTCGCCTTTTTCCCCCGCACAAACAGGATGCAAGAAACATCCGCCATCTCTGCAGTCCGAATCGTCTGCATATTGCATAAACCTGTGACGAGCAGCACTCCGTTGCAATCCAGTGTCAGGACATCGCTCATCAGGTCGCTGGCGAAAGCGCATTGCACTTCGTGGTCTTCCCGGCCGCTTCCGCATACGACTGCTGCGCCGGTAAGCGCCATTATCTGCCGTATCTTCATGTTATATAAAGGTTATATTTGCCGGGACAATGTAAGAAATAGTTATAACTTTGCAAGCGAAAACAGATAGAAAGTTACAACTAAATCATGAAAATATGGGCGTAGTAATAGGTATCGATGTCGGTGGAAGCACAACCAAGATTGTCGGAGTGGAAAACAAGACTATCAAATCACCAATGTTCGTCAAGGCGACAGATCCGGTCACCTCGCTCTTCGGGGCTTTCGGTAAATATATCTATGACAACGGAATCACCTTGCCGGAGATCGAGATGGTAATGCTGACAGGTGTGGGAAGTGCCTTTATCGACCAGCCACTATACGGCTTGCCGACAGCCAAGACAGATGAATTCCTTGCCAATGGCCTCGGTGCCCAATATGCCGCTTCGCTGGAGCGCCTGATCGTCGTAAGCATGGGAACGGGAACCTCTTTCGTCAAGGTGGATGGACAGCATATCCAACATATCGGCGGGATCGGTGTCGGAGGCGGAACCTTGCTTGGACTCTCCCGCCTGCTCCTGAAAACGCAAGACATCCACCAGATCTCCGATATGGCTTTGAAGGGAACTCTGACGAATATCGACCTCCAGATACAGGATATCTGCAACCGGCCTCTGCCCGACCTTCCGCTGGATGCCACCGCCTCCAACTTCGGAAAAGCGGACGGCAACGCCTCTCCTGAAGATATCGCTTCAGGGATCATCCACATGGTCCTGCAATCGATCGGCCAGGCCGCCATCCTGTCAGCTCTCAACAGCCCGATACAGGATTTCGTCTTGATCGGTAACCTGACGCAGCTGCCTCAGTGCAAGGAAATCTTCCCTAAGCTGGAAGAAATGTATGGTGTCCGTTTCCTGATCCCCAAGTATTCGGAATACAGAACTGCCATAGGAGCCGCCCTTACCTACATAAACGGTTCGACGGTTCATCCGGTCCGTTAATTTCCCCGACCGGATTACCATTTTGTCATCTTTATAAAGATAAAGTAGTGCATTATGAAACGTTAAAAAATATTACCCGCTATACTAATTCCAAATAGATGCACTACTAATTCGATTTTGATGGGGTGGTAGTGACATTTTGATAAAACCAAAATCCGGATTTTTAAGAGCCGTAGGAGGCGTATAAAAAATAATACACCCCGGATATGTACGGATTACAATTTATTCTTATCTTTGATAGCATTAAATTAAATTTATAATATCATGTTCGCAAAAGAAACTTATATCGCCCGCAGGGCTAAATTAAAACAGACGATAGGTTCAGGCCTGTTATTATTTTTAGGCAACGATGAGTCCGGCATGAACTATGCCGATAACACATACCATTTCCGCCAGGATTCCACTTTTCTGTATTTCTTCGGACTTCCCTACGCCGGACTGTCCGCCATCATCGACATAGACAACGACCGCGAGATCATTTTCGGCGACGAATTGACAATCGACGCGATCGTTTGGATGGGAACGCAGCCGACGCTGAAGGAAAAGAGCGAAGCCGCCGGTATCATCGAAGTCCGTCCGTTCAAGGAAATCGAAACATATCTGAAGAACGCGCAGCAGAAAGGCCAACCCATCCATTATCTGCCGACTTACCGCGCCGAACACCAGATCAAGCTATTCCAATGGTTAGGTGTCGTTCCTGGAGCCGAAAAACCGTCCGTTCCTTTCATTATGGGCGTAGTCAACCAGCGTAACTATAAGAGTGAAGAAGAAATTGCTGAAATAGAAAAGGCCTGTATCGTGACAGCCGATATGCATCTGGCCGCCATGCGCACCGTTCGTCCGGGTATTCGCGAAAGCGAAGTGGCCGCCGCAGTCGCCGAAGTGGCTTTGGCAAACAATTACGAACTCTCCTTCCCGATCATCGCGACGATCAACGGACAGACGTTGCACAATCACGACCATAGCAATATGATCAAGAGCGGTGATATGCTTCTGCTCGATGCTGGTGCCGAAACGGAGATGGGATATGCCGGTGACATGTCGTCCACGATTCCTGCCGATGCCAAGTTCACGTCTCGCCAACGTGAGATCTACGATATCCAGGTGGCTGCCCACGAAGCGGCTGTTGCGGCCCTGCGTCCGGGTATCCCGTTTGTCGATGTATATGAATTGTCCTGCAAAGTGATTATGGAAGGCTTGAAAGATTTGGGATTCGTGAAAGGCGACCCGATGGAGGCCGTAAAAGCCGGTGCCCATGCCATGTTCATGCCTTGCGGTCTGGGACATATGATGGGGCTGGATGTCCACGATATGGAAAACCTGGGCGAAGTGTACGTCGGCTACGACGGCCAACCGAAAAGCACTGAATTCGGACGCAAGTCTCTCCGCCTCGGACGTAAACTGGAACCGGGCTTTGTCCTGACTATCGAGCCGGGGGTTTATTTTATCCCCGAACTGATGGACCTTTGGAGAAGCCAGAACAAGTTCACTGAATTTATCAATTACGACAAGTTGTTCACATACAAAGATTTCAGCGGTATTCGCAACGAAGAGGATTATCTGATCACCGAAAACGGCGCTCGCCTGTTAGGTAAAAAGATCCCTGTCCGTGCAGAAGAAGTAGAAGCGATAAGGAAATAATACATCACAATTCTAATAATTTTTCATGATATAGGCATGGATTTGCATGTGATGTGCAGTCCATGCCGAATTTTACTCATTTTTGTAAACTGTGATAAATGACACGAGTGATGTCTGCCATAATACGGGCATTGGTTTCGTCCGATTCTAAAGAATTTTTTATCAAGACCGCAATGTAACATCTTTCTCCATCAGGTAAATAGATAACGCCGGCATCTGTTTCACTGATCTGTAAGCCATCCGAAGTACGATCCGAATGTCCCGTCTTATGTCCGATCTTGACATTGGGAGGCAGACCGGCTTTCAGTTTATTTTCTCCGGACGAGCAGTTGAGCATGGTTTCTTCCAGAAATGCGAAAGATGTTGCAGATAAAATCTCATCCGTATATATTTTCTTTATCAATTGTACGACTGACAAAGGTGAACTCCAATTATTATAGCTATTCATGATATTTTCGTGCATGCTATGTTCCGTCTCTGTCAAATTCAGTTTCTTGATGCCCAATGATTTGATGAAAGTATCCACCTTTTTTATCCCTCCAGCAAAATCAATGAGCCAGTCACACGTGTTATTGTCGCTATAAATAATCGTATACGTTATTATATCACGCAATGATATGTGTATTCCTTGATTGGGATATTTGTTTCTCAAAGGACTATATGTGTTTTCATGCATTTGTTCACGTGTTATGCACACCGTACTGTCTAAGGGAATATGTTCCCTATCCATCTTTTTCAAAGCAGCCACAGTCACATGAAACTTAAAAAGGCTCATTAAAGGGTATTGCTGATTGTCGGATAATGTAAAGATCTTGTCTTGATATAGGATTGCCACACCGACTGTCGCTTTTTTTTCTTGGATAACTTCCTTTATATCCCCAATTTGAATTTGGCCGAACGCCATTATGGAGTAAAAACTGCATACCGCAGACATGAGGAATCGCTTCATTAATGCACAAGTTTGAATAATAGATGAACAAAGATACAGAAAGTGTAGCTTATTTTAAAGAAAATGTTTTTTACTTAAAAGAATTATTTGTTTCTTCGCTTCATAATTACAATCATAATGGAACAAAAAGACGAAATAATACTGATAAACATAAATGGTACGGATCGTCCGGGAGTGACCGCCGCCCTTACCGAGATACTGGCCAAAAATAATGCGGTTATCCTGGACATCGGTCAAGCTGACATCCACAACAACCTCTCTTTAGGCATCTTGTTTCAAAGTAGCGAAGGCAATTCGGGGGATATTCTGAAAGAATTACTCTTTAAGAGCTACGAGCTCGATGTGAATATACGTTTCAACCCGATCTCCGAAGAGGCTTATAACCAATGGGTTTCCATGCAGGGTAAGAATCGGTATATCATAACGATCTTGGGCCGGAAACTGACTGCCCGGCAAATTGCCGGTGTCACACGTATTGTTGCCGATCAAGATATGAATATCGACGATATCAAGCGCCTGACGGGACGTATTCCTTTGGACGAGAATGCCCGTACGCCGAAAGCCAGCGTGGAATTCTCCGTGCGCGGTACGCCGAGGGACAAGGAACAGATGAAGGCCGATTTCATGAAACTCTCCGCCGAGCAGGAGATGGATATATCTTTTCAGGAAGAAAGCATGTTCCGACGCATGCGCCGCCTGATCTGCTTCGATATGGATTCGACACTGATCGAGACGGAAGTGATCGACGAACTGGCTATCCGGACCGGTGTTGGCGATCAAGTGAAAGCCATTACCGAAGCGGCCATGCGGGGAGAAATCGACTTCTGTGAAAGTTTCCGCCAACGTTGCGCCTTGTTGAAAGGTTTGGATGTTTCTGTTATGCAGGAAATTGCCGAGAACCTACCGATTACCGAAGGGGTGGACCGCCTGATGCGTATCTTGAAAAAGGTCGGTTTCAAGATTGCGATCCTTTCCGGAGGATTTACCTATTTTGGTAACTATCTGAAACAAAAATACAACATTGACTATGTCTATGCCAACGAACTTGAAGTGGAAAACGGAAAGCTGACCGGACGTCATGTCGGCGACATAGTCGATGGGAAACGCAAAGCGGAGTTGCTCCGTCTCATTGCACAGGTCGAAAATGTGGATATTCGCCAGACGGTCGCTGTCGGAGACGGTGCCAACGATTTGCCAATGATCAGTATTGCCGGTCTCGGAATCGCTTTCCATGCCAAGCCGAAAGTAAAGGCTACGGCCAAACAGTCTATTTCAACGATCGGTCTCGACGGCATCCTGTACTTCTTAGGCTATAAAGATTCCTATCTGGATGAAAAAATGTAACTACAAATAATAAGAGAAAAATGATCAGACACATCGTAATGTTCAAATTGAAGGAGTTTGCAACTCCGGCCGACAAACAGGCTAAAATGCAGGAAATCAAAACGGGATTAGAAGCATTGCTCGATAAGATTGACGTGTTGCGCATGATCCGCGTAGATTTTAACGTGAATCCGGCAGAGACATGGGATATCATCCTGACTACAGAGCTGGACACACTTGAAGATGTCAGTACGTATGCCAACCATCCCGAACATGTAGCCATATCCAAAGGCATCATCGGTCCAGTCAAGGCAGACAGGGCTTGCGTCGATTATGAATATTAACAAGCGAAGAGCATCATGAAAGACTTTGATATTGAAGAGCGAGTAAACCGTGCAGTTCGGAATTTTGAAGCAGGTTATAATTGTGCACAGTCTGTCTTTCTGGCTTACTCGGATGTCTTTGAGTTGGAAATGGAGACAGCCAAGAAAATGTCTGTCTCTTTTGGAGGAGGTGTAGGCCGTATGCGCGAAGTTTGCGGAACAGTCAGCGCAATGGCTATGCTGGCGGGGTTTAAATATCCGGTTCAGGATATTACCGACCAGGAAGCCCGCACCAAGAATTATGCAATGGTGCAGAAAATGGCTGACATATTCAAGGAGAAAAACGAAACAATCATCTGTCGCCGCCTTTTGCCCCCTGAAGACGCAGCAGCTACGACACCGGCACCAGCCGCCCGTACGCAAGAATATTATCAGAAGCGCCCTTGCAAAAAATACATTGAAGATTCGGCTCGCATTGCAGGAAGAATGCTGAAAGGAGAATTGGATTGATGGCTTATGCCATCAATCTGATTTGTGTAACAATACCTAAACTCCGAATATCGTTGAATAAGTTCGTATAGGAGGAAATCGCCTTTACATTCACTTTGTATGTGATAACGGACCGGTCCTCTTTATAATATGTCTCGAAAGAGACACTCACGATAAAAACGCCTTTACTTTCCAATATTTTACGAACTGCCTTTAAATCGGGTGTTGCCGTAGAGCAGGTGATAGTCAGTATCTTGTTGACACCGTTCAGGAACATTCTTCTCTCCAAATGTTCCAGGCTGACCAGAATGAAAAGTGTTATGACAGTTGCAATAGCAGCCGGAATATACATTCCGGCTCCCACTGCCAAACCTATTACCGCCATTACCCAGATACAAGCAGCCGTCGTCAGTCCATGCACGCTCCCGTGGCTTTGGATAATCGCCCCTGCTCCGAGGAAACCGATACCCGAAAGCACTTGTGCCGCAATACGTCCCGGATCGCCATTCAAGAAATTAGGATAACATTGCGGAATCCAGATAGAGACCAGCATGGCAGCAGTCGAACCCATACAAATCAATGTAAAGGTACGCATTCCCGCCTCCCGTCTTCTAAATTGGCGCTCTATCCCAATGACTGCTCCCAAGAGGAAACTGATCAGCAGCTTTACGGCTGCCGTGTAGGGGGTAATAACCGTATTGTGTAATATGTCGTTTATCTGTTCTAACATACTTATCACATTAGTAACACGCAAATATAAGTATTTGTTTGATTACTTGACCTCTGTAATTTCAATCACATGACTATTTGTCGGCCGGCTTGAAAACACAGGAATGCCGACATTCATCAGAAATTCTCCGGAGAACGTTTTGCCATTGCAGGCCAATTTGGATTGTGTACCCGGAACCAAGTTGATTTCCTTCAGTTCATAACGGGCATCCTTCTTCAATCCCTGTAAACGAAGAGGTGGCATCGATTCTGCATATCTCGGATGGATATCGAAGGCAAACAGGACAGCTTTGTCTGCATTGCCGCTGGCATACATAACGGCAGCATGCTGGCTTTCATAAGGCGATTGCAAACGGTATTGGTCGCCGTCCAGAATGACATCGTCCAGACGTTTGAAGTTAGCCACCGCTTCCTTGCAATATTGTTGATCCGCCTGGTTCATTTCATGGATACGGATATCGAAACCTAACTTGCACATGCTGGCTACGTCCGTACGGAACTTAACCGGCTGTTTTCCCCAACTCGTTACGTGGGCAGCCATGCTTTTAGCGGGGAAGAAGTGGGAATACCCCCACTGGATAAAGATACGTTCGATGGCATCCGTATTATCACTTGGCCAGAACTCAGTGAAATACTTCAACGCTTCATAGTCGCAACGGCCACCACCACCGGAACACAGCATCATCGGCAGATTCGGATATTTTTGTTTGATCCGTTCCAATACATTATACAGGCCGCGTACATACTCAACATATAAATGGGATTGCTGGTCTTTCAGATACGGAGAGTAGATATTCGTTATCGGGCTGTTACAATCCCATTTGAAATAGGCGATACCCGGATATTTCGTCATCAGATTGTCAACCACACCATATACATAATCCTGTACTTTCGGATTAGTCAAATCCAGAACCATCTGGTTTCTAAAGTAATACTCGTCACGATTCGGCAAATGGATCACCCAATCCTTATGTTTCTCATACAACTCGCTTTTAGGGTTTACCATTTCCGGTTCGATCCACAAACCGAACTTAATGCCTCTGTCCGTCGCTTCCTTCACCAGCTTTCCGATACCGTTAGGCAGCTTGGTAACGGTTTCTTCCCAGTCTCCCAATCCCTGATGGTCACTGCTGCGGGGATATTTATTGGCAAACCAGCCATCGTCAAGCAAGAACATATCGACTCCTAATGCAACGGCTTCATCCATAATATTCACCAACTTGTCTTCATTAAAGTCAAAATAGGTCGCTTCCCAGTTGTTCAGCAATGTCATACGAGACTTCTCGCCGTCTTTCAACTGATATTTGCGTGCCCAACGTTGGAAATCACGACTGGCTTTGCCCTTTCCTTTGGCACTATAGGTAAAAATAAACTCCGGCGTGCGGAACACTTCGTTCGGCTTCAACGAGTATTCCGATGCATATGGGTTGATACCGGAAAGGATACGCAGGCCATTCTCGTTGTCTACTTCGAACGTAAAACGGTAATTACCTGTCCATCCGATAGTGCCAAATAATACATCTCCGGCATTCTCTTCCGCTTTCCTGTCCAGAGCAAGCAAAAAGAACGGAGAACAAAACATGTTGGCACGACTTCCCAACTTGGTGTCCAGCATCTTCTTACCAAAAGCCAGCTCGGTTTCCTTCATATTGACTTCGTGGGCCCAATCTCCTGCAAATTCAGTCAGAAAATACTTGCTGCCATTCAGATGCAATAAAGAGGAAGCATAATTATAAAGGGTTACAGGTTTCTTCTCCTGATGTGAAATCTCCGCATATTCCTTGATGATGTTTTCCTTTGGATAAGCGATGAAATGCAACTTTACTTCGACCGGATATTTATCATCTTTCAAAAGAATGACCGTCTCGTTGACTCCCGGCTGAAGCTGTTTGTTTTCATGGGAGACATATTTCAGGAGCAATGACGGGTTACCGTCATTATGCAAAACACGAATAGCCGGTTCGAAATAATCTTCCATACCATGTGTCAGATAGGCTTCATTACCGAGAGGTAATTGTACGATATCCGAATCAAATGACAGTTTTTGTCCCAGATAAGATTGATACAGGCGGCCATTTTTATCATCAACCTTATAAATAAGGCTAATGTCATCGGTCGTAATTGGAATTACAGTTTTTCCATTTGCACTCAGCGTCGCTGATATCGCTATTAGACATAGCAAAAAAAGATGTCTGATCTTCATGTTTTTCTTCTATAATTTATTAATTAGATATTACAAATCCAAGGTTTATTTTATATACGAACAAAGATATTATAATTATTGGAATAATGATATTCCAAACGAATAAAATTACAAGAAAAAAGCCTGTAAAACACATAAAATAAGTCGTTTTACAGGCTTTTCTTTAATTTGTTATTCCGAAAAGGATTATCTCATCCTGTTTTTATACTTCCAAAGCTCCGATCAGTTCGCGGACAGACGAAAAACCATGTCTGTCACAATAGTCGTTCATCCCTTCGATAACCTTTATGCCAACGGCTGGATCTACAAAATTGTAGGTCCCGATCTGGATTGCTGTAGCTCCGGCCAGCATGAACTCCACTGCATCTTTCCAGTTCGAAATGCCTCCCAGACCGATAATAGGAATCTTCACAGCCTTATAAGTCTGCCATACCATCCGCAAGGCAACCGGCTTTACGCAAGGACCGGAAAGACCACCGGTTATTGTAGATAATACCGGTTTACGCTTCTCCGCGTCAATGGCCATCCCCAACATAGTATTAATCAATGAAACAGAGTCTGCTCCCTCGGCTTCGACCGCTCTGGCAATCTCCGTAATGTCGGTCACATTAGGGGAAAGTTTTACAATAAGGGTCTTCGGATAAACCTTGCGGACAGCTTTCACCACTTCGCTTGCCCCACAAGTCGTCACGCCAAAAGCCATACCTCCCTGCTTCACATTCGGACAGGAAATATTCAGTTCGATCGCCAGAATCTTGTCCAAATCCGCTATCTTCTCAGCACATTCCACATACGTTTCCACAGAGGAACCGCTCACGTTTACGATCATGTTCGTGTCGATGTCCTTTATCTCCGGATAGATATGATCGACAAAATATTGCACCCCCTTATTCTGCAAACCTACAGCATTCAACATTCCCGAAGGGGTTTCCGCCATACGGGGATACAAATTCCCTTCACGTGGCTGGATCGTTGTTCCTTTCACAAAAATACCACCCAAGCGGGAGATATCCATAAAGTCCGAATACTCAATGCCATATCCGAAAGTACCCGACGCCGTCATGACCGGGTTCTTCAATTGCAAATTACCGATGTTTACGTTTAATTCAGCCATGTCAAATTTTCAATATTAAATACAGGTCCTTCAGTACATACACACACATGATGCTCATCTTTGGTCTTCTCCACACAGCATAAGCAAGCTCCTATACCACAAGCCATTGTGTTTTCAAGAGAGACTTCGCATGTAATAGAGTTTGCATGGGCATATTTGGCAACAGCCACCATCATCGGCTTAGGTCCACAAGTGTAAATCCGGTCGAAATGTACATCTTTCAAGATGGAATGATTGGTCACATATCCCTTTTCGCCCAATGAGCCGTCTTCTGTTGTAACATACACTGTTCCAAGCTGTTCGAACTGTTCCAATTGTAACACATCTTCCTTAGAACGAGCTCCCAAAAGGAACGTAGGTGTGTAACCGGCTTTTTTCAGGATGGCCCCCAAATACAACATCGGAGCTGTCCCGACACCACCACCGATCAGCAGTAATTTTTGTTCTTTATCGGCAGGCAGCGTGAAACCGTTTCCCAAAGGCAACATGATGTTAACAACATCACCCGGCTTATACTCAGCCATCCGGCGTGTTCCGTCACCGACCAACTGGACGAGCAACCACAGTTCATTGGTCGCTCTGTCGACATAATTAATTGAGATCGGACGACGAAGAAATGTTGTAGGAGAGTTATCCACACGTACCTGTACGAACTGTCCCGGCAGCATTTCCGGCAGGATCTGATCAGATGTTAGTTTAAGCAGGCAGTAATTTTTGTGAAGGCTACAGTTTTCAGTCACCTTCATGTCAAGCATGTACTTCTTCATATAATATGATTAGTCTAATTCTATACAAAGATAGATGAATATGGTATATAAACCAAAACAAGCTATTCTTTCTTGTTTTTTTCAGAAATAAAAGTGTCAAATGTATTATCGGAATAAAATACCATTATTTTACTTACTTTTTTAGTAACTGTTTCTTGTTGTATAATTTGCTCAACAACAGGCTGTTTGATGCTGTTTACAGGTGTATCAACCCTCATTTCCTTGCGATATTCAAGAGCAACTTGCCCTCCGGATGGATTTATCGCCGTATTTGAGAACAAATCGGGCTGTGTCGGCATACGATTTCGTTCCATTTCGCCTTTACCGAAAAGAAGCCAGTCGGAATCCACATAAGCGAATCGATCCAGAATTTTTATTAGGACATCCAGACTTACATTATTTCTTCCGTTCAAAATATGTGACATCGCTGAACGCTGAATACCGATTGCTTCTGCAAATTTAGAAGGAGTCAAGCCTTCACGCTCCATGATTTGGGTAATACGTTCTATCATCTTAGTAATTCCTAATTTGTTTACAAAAATACTGTCATTATGTCTGTTTTTATAGAGAAAATATACACAAATCAATGACGATACAAATATACACTATAATTCTCAATTGTGCAATTTAATTGTATAAACTTAAACATACACTTTTGTAACCATAAATGACATTGTTGTACTGTTATAAATGTAAATCCTACAGAAACCAACTAAATACAGGTTAAATCTCAACTTTAATAAAGAACTACTATTATCTGAAAACCATATTATTACCAATCACGTAAAACTTTCCCATCTCTATATTTACAGCCATTTGTATAGTCTTGTGATCAACATATTAATGTATCAAATCACATATTTCACATAATAAACTGAATATATTTTACTTATATAGAATAAAACAGCATTGTCTAAAATAAGGATGGCCGGTTAAATTTATTACATTTATAAATAGATACATTTGTAATATCAGTAAACATCCGTTTGCAAGTAGAACAAAAAAATAACTCAATTGATTTCTTTATGGAAGTTTACAACTGTAATATCATTAATATTGTTTACAAATTCGTACAGATTGTTTTTTCAGTTATTTTTGAAACTGCCAAAATGACACTATCACTCTTCTTTCTTTCAACCCTCAGTATTTTTTACCAAAAGTTTCTATTTTGTCAAAAATCATTTTGTCATTTCGACAGACAAAAAAGAATAATCCTATGCAAATAGATATGTTAAAAAATATTACCCGCTATAGAAATTTTATTTTCATGCTATGGAAAATGAATTTTCATGAGGTGGAGTGACATTTTGATAGTTGAACGTGGAGCTTATCTACTCCTACGCTGCGTTTCTTATGAATGAGGGGCCGAAAAATAGAAATATGAAAATCTCAGATATGAAAAATCAAGATAAAGTATTGAAAGACAAAAGAAAAAGGGCGTTTTTTCTGTTCAACTTTTCAGTTATTCCAGAAAAAACGCCCTCTCAGATAAAAATATACTTTCAAAAACCTGTCAATGCAGGATTTTATAGAGCAATTCCTTTAAAAGTTCGGCATCGGAAACAGAAGTATTTTCCACTCCTTTCGAACGGGCATCCGTCATACGGATCTCACTGATCAGGTTGAACACTTTCATCGCCGAGTAGTTTCGCATCCCTAAAAGATAATCCTTCACCTGAAATGTTCCTCTAAGTCCGAGTGCCGCCATCAAGCCGGCTTCGGAACGATCCTTCGTATAATAACAAATCAGGAGGTTCGAGAAATAGTTAAATAATACAGGAAGGGTCATCTGAATCGGATTGCTTTTCGGGTTCTTCTCGAAGTATTGAGCAATACGGTTCGCCTTCAAGACATCTTTCATGGCAAGTGCCTTTATCAGTTCAAAGTTATTGTATTCTTTACTGATTCCGATATTTTGCTCCACCAATTCCGGCGTGATGCGTTTTACGCCTTTTTCAGGCAGGATCAGCGCCAGCTTATCCAATTCCTTACTCAGGCGGCTTAAATCGTTTCCAAGGAAGTCAGAAAGCATCTGGGCCGCCTTTCCGTCTATCCCTATCGAACGCAGTTGCATGAACGAAGCGATAAATGCCGGCATCTTGTAGTCAGGAATCTTTTTGGACTCGAACAACACTCCGGTTTTGTCCGTCGCAGAAGCCAGCGCCTTGCGGCGATCTAAGTTTTTATATTTATAATTGACAACCAAAACGGTTGACATTAATGGGTTCTTAACATAGTTCGACAGAAGCTCGATATCACGAATTAATTGAGCCTCCCGGACAACCACTAACTGATATTTTGACATCATCGGGAAACGGCGGGCTGCGTTAATTATAGATGCTGCATCCGCATCTGCTCCGTACATGATAATCTGGTTAAAATCCCGTTCGGATTCTTCTAATACATTTTCGAGTAGCAGGTCTGTTATCTGATCCATAAAAAATGGTTCGTCACCCATCATTATATAGACAGGAGCGAATTTTTTTGCAACGATATCCCGACATATTTCCTCGTATGTATATTCTTTTTTTGCCATATTTGTGTGTGATCTCAATTAAAATTACCAACTGAAGCGGATGTGACGAATCGTCTTCTTTCCATCAATAATCTGGCGAAGTGCTTCCACTCCCAACATTACATGCTCTTTCGCAAAATTCCGGGTCACCTCACGATCGCTGGCTTCCGTTTTCACCCCAGCTTCTTCCATAGGCTTGTCGGAAATCATCAATAAAGCTCCTGTCGGGATCTCGTTTGCAAAGCCTGCCGTAAACAAGGTAGCCGTCTCCATATCGATACCGGTAGCGTGTGTACGACGAAGGTAGTTCTTGAAATCACTGTCATATTCCCATACCCGCCGGTTCGTCGTATAGACGGTTCCGGTCCAGTAGTCTTTCCCCCGGTCACGTATGGCGGACG
Proteins encoded in this region:
- a CDS encoding alpha-galactosidase encodes the protein MKIRHLFLLCLIAISATLSANGKTVIPITTDDISLIYKVDDKNGRLYQSYLGQKLSFDSDIVQLPLGNEAYLTHGMEDYFEPAIRVLHNDGNPSLLLKYVSHENKQLQPGVNETVILLKDDKYPVEVKLHFIAYPKENIIKEYAEISHQEKKPVTLYNYASSLLHLNGSKYFLTEFAGDWAHEVNMKETELAFGKKMLDTKLGSRANMFCSPFFLLALDRKAEENAGDVLFGTIGWTGNYRFTFEVDNENGLRILSGINPYASEYSLKPNEVFRTPEFIFTYSAKGKGKASRDFQRWARKYQLKDGEKSRMTLLNNWEATYFDFNEDKLVNIMDEAVALGVDMFLLDDGWFANKYPRSSDHQGLGDWEETVTKLPNGIGKLVKEATDRGIKFGLWIEPEMVNPKSELYEKHKDWVIHLPNRDEYYFRNQMVLDLTNPKVQDYVYGVVDNLMTKYPGIAYFKWDCNSPITNIYSPYLKDQQSHLYVEYVRGLYNVLERIKQKYPNLPMMLCSGGGGRCDYEALKYFTEFWPSDNTDAIERIFIQWGYSHFFPAKSMAAHVTSWGKQPVKFRTDVASMCKLGFDIRIHEMNQADQQYCKEAVANFKRLDDVILDGDQYRLQSPYESQHAAVMYASGNADKAVLFAFDIHPRYAESMPPLRLQGLKKDARYELKEINLVPGTQSKLACNGKTFSGEFLMNVGIPVFSSRPTNSHVIEITEVK
- a CDS encoding dihydroorotate dehydrogenase, with the protein product MAELNVNIGNLQLKNPVMTASGTFGYGIEYSDFMDISRLGGIFVKGTTIQPREGNLYPRMAETPSGMLNAVGLQNKGVQYFVDHIYPEIKDIDTNMIVNVSGSSVETYVECAEKIADLDKILAIELNISCPNVKQGGMAFGVTTCGASEVVKAVRKVYPKTLIVKLSPNVTDITEIARAVEAEGADSVSLINTMLGMAIDAEKRKPVLSTITGGLSGPCVKPVALRMVWQTYKAVKIPIIGLGGISNWKDAVEFMLAGATAIQIGTYNFVDPAVGIKVIEGMNDYCDRHGFSSVRELIGALEV
- a CDS encoding dihydroorotate dehydrogenase electron transfer subunit encodes the protein MKKYMLDMKVTENCSLHKNYCLLKLTSDQILPEMLPGQFVQVRVDNSPTTFLRRPISINYVDRATNELWLLVQLVGDGTRRMAEYKPGDVVNIMLPLGNGFTLPADKEQKLLLIGGGVGTAPMLYLGAILKKAGYTPTFLLGARSKEDVLQLEQFEQLGTVYVTTEDGSLGEKGYVTNHSILKDVHFDRIYTCGPKPMMVAVAKYAHANSITCEVSLENTMACGIGACLCCVEKTKDEHHVCVCTEGPVFNIENLTWLN
- the holA gene encoding DNA polymerase III subunit delta, which translates into the protein MAKKEYTYEEICRDIVAKKFAPVYIMMGDEPFFMDQITDLLLENVLEESERDFNQIIMYGADADAASIINAARRFPMMSKYQLVVVREAQLIRDIELLSNYVKNPLMSTVLVVNYKYKNLDRRKALASATDKTGVLFESKKIPDYKMPAFIASFMQLRSIGIDGKAAQMLSDFLGNDLSRLSKELDKLALILPEKGVKRITPELVEQNIGISKEYNNFELIKALAMKDVLKANRIAQYFEKNPKSNPIQMTLPVLFNYFSNLLICYYTKDRSEAGLMAALGLRGTFQVKDYLLGMRNYSAMKVFNLISEIRMTDARSKGVENTSVSDAELLKELLYKILH
- a CDS encoding helix-turn-helix domain-containing protein produces the protein MIERITQIMEREGLTPSKFAEAIGIQRSAMSHILNGRNNVSLDVLIKILDRFAYVDSDWLLFGKGEMERNRMPTQPDLFSNTAINPSGGQVALEYRKEMRVDTPVNSIKQPVVEQIIQQETVTKKVSKIMVFYSDNTFDTFISEKNKKE